The following proteins are co-located in the Theropithecus gelada isolate Dixy chromosome 19, Tgel_1.0, whole genome shotgun sequence genome:
- the ZNF823 gene encoding zinc finger protein 823 isoform X1 yields the protein MDSVAFEDVAVNFTQEEWALLGPSQKSLYRNVMQETIRNLDCIETKWEDQNIGDQCQNPRRNLRSHTCEIKDDSQCGETFGQIPDSIVNKNTPQVNPCDSSECGEVAMGHSSLNCNIRVDTGHKSCEHQEYGEKPYTHKQRGKTISHQHSFQTHERPPTGKKPFDCKECAKTFSSLGNLRRHMAAHHGDGPYKCKLCGKAFVWPSLFHLHERTHTGEKPYECKQCSKAFPFYSSYLRHERIHTGEKAYECKQCSKAFPDYSTYLRHERTHTGEKPYKCTQCGKAFSCYYYTRLHERTHTGEQPYACQQCGKTFYHHTSFRRHMIRHTGDGPHKCKICGKGFDCPSSVRNHETTHTGEKLYECKQCGKVLSHSSSFRSHMITHTGDGPQKCKICGKAFGCPSLFQRHERTHTGEKPYQCKQCGKAFSLSGSLRRHEATHTGVKPYKCKCGKAFSDLSSFQNHETTHTGEKPYECKECGKAFSCFKYLSQHKRIHTVEKPYECKTCRKAFSHFSNLKVHERIHSGEKPYECKECGKAFSWLTCLLRHERIHTGEKPYECLQCGKAFTRSRFLRGHEKTHTGEKLYECKECGKALSSLRSLHRHKRTHWKDTL from the exons ATG GACTCAGTGGCCTTTGAAGATGTGGCTGTGAACTTCACACAAGAGGAGTGGGCTTTGCTGGGTCCATCACAGAAGAGTCTCTACAGAAATGTCATGCAGGAAACCATTAGGAATCTGGACTGTATAG AAACGAAATGGGAGGACCAGAACATTGGAGATCAGTGCCAAAATCCCAGGAGAAATCTAAG AAGTCATACATGTGAAATTAAAGATGATAGTCAATGTGGAGAAACTTTTGGCCAGATTCCAGATAGTATTGTGAACAAGAACACTCCTCAAGTAAATCCATGTGACAGCAGTGAGTGTGGAGAAGTCGCCATGGGTCATTCATCTCTTAATTGCAACATCAGAGTTGACACTGGACACAAATCATGTGAGCATCAGGAATATGGAGAGAAGCCATATACACATAAACAACGTGGGAAAACCATCAGTCATCAGCACTCCTTTCAGACACATGAAAGGCCTCCCACCGGAAAGAAACCCTTCGATTGTAAAGAATGTGCAAAAACCTTTAGTTCTCTTGGAAACCTTCGCAGACACATGGCGGCACACCATGGAGATGGACCTTATAAATGTAAGTTGTGTGGGAAAGCCTTTGTTTGGCCCAGTTTATTTCATTTGCACGAAAGAAcgcacactggagagaaaccgtaTGAATGTAAGCAGTGTTCCAAAGCCTTTCCTTTTTACAGTTCCTATCTAAGACATGAGAGAATCCACACGGGAGAGAAAGCGTATGAATGTAAACAGTGTTCCAAAGCCTTTCCTGATTACAGTACCTATCTAAGACATGAAAGAACTCACACcggagagaaaccctataaatgtacacaatgtgggaaagccttcagctGTTACTATTACACTCGACTCCACGAAAGGACTCACACGGGAGAACAACCCTATGCGTGTCAGCAATGTGGGAAAACGTTTTATCATCACACAAGCTTTCGAAGACACATGATAAGGCACACTGGAGATGGACCTCATAAATGTAAGATATGTGGGAAAGGCTTTGATTGTCCTAGTTCGGTTCGAAATCATGAAacgactcacactggagagaaactctATGAATGTAAGCAGTGTGGGAAAGTTTTATCTCATAGCTCGAGCTTTCGAAGTCACATGATAACACACACAGGAGATGGACCCCAGAAATGCAAGATATGTGGGAAAGCCTTCGGTTGTCCCAGTTTATTTCAAAGACACgaaaggactcacactggagagaaaccctatcaatgtaaacaatgtggtaaAGCCTTCAGTCTGTCCGGTTCCCTTCGAAGACATGAAGCAACTCACACTGGAGTGAAACCGTATAAATGtaaatgtgggaaagcctttagcGATCTCTCTTCCTTTCAAAATCATGAGACAAcgcacactggagagaagccgtatgagtgtaaggaatgtgggaaagcgTTCAGTTGTTTCAAATACCTTTCTCAGCATAAAAGGATCCACACAGTAGAAAAACCTTATGAGTGTAAAACATGTAGGAAAGCCTTCAGTCATTTCAGTAACTTAAAAGTCCACGAAAGGATTCACTCTGGAGAGAAGCcgtatgaatgtaaggaatgtgggaaagcatTCTCTTGGCTCACTTGCCTTCTAAGACATGaaagaattcacactggagagaaaccctatgaatgtctCCAATGTGGTAAAGCCTTCACTCGTTCCCGTTTCCTTCGAGGACATGAAaaaactcacactggagagaagctgtatgaatgtaaggaatgtgggaaggcaCTGAGTTCTCTCCGTTCCTTGCATAGACATAAAAGGACTCACTGGAAAGATACTCTGTAA
- the ZNF823 gene encoding zinc finger protein 823 isoform X2 translates to MGHSSLNCNIRVDTGHKSCEHQEYGEKPYTHKQRGKTISHQHSFQTHERPPTGKKPFDCKECAKTFSSLGNLRRHMAAHHGDGPYKCKLCGKAFVWPSLFHLHERTHTGEKPYECKQCSKAFPFYSSYLRHERIHTGEKAYECKQCSKAFPDYSTYLRHERTHTGEKPYKCTQCGKAFSCYYYTRLHERTHTGEQPYACQQCGKTFYHHTSFRRHMIRHTGDGPHKCKICGKGFDCPSSVRNHETTHTGEKLYECKQCGKVLSHSSSFRSHMITHTGDGPQKCKICGKAFGCPSLFQRHERTHTGEKPYQCKQCGKAFSLSGSLRRHEATHTGVKPYKCKCGKAFSDLSSFQNHETTHTGEKPYECKECGKAFSCFKYLSQHKRIHTVEKPYECKTCRKAFSHFSNLKVHERIHSGEKPYECKECGKAFSWLTCLLRHERIHTGEKPYECLQCGKAFTRSRFLRGHEKTHTGEKLYECKECGKALSSLRSLHRHKRTHWKDTL, encoded by the coding sequence ATGGGTCATTCATCTCTTAATTGCAACATCAGAGTTGACACTGGACACAAATCATGTGAGCATCAGGAATATGGAGAGAAGCCATATACACATAAACAACGTGGGAAAACCATCAGTCATCAGCACTCCTTTCAGACACATGAAAGGCCTCCCACCGGAAAGAAACCCTTCGATTGTAAAGAATGTGCAAAAACCTTTAGTTCTCTTGGAAACCTTCGCAGACACATGGCGGCACACCATGGAGATGGACCTTATAAATGTAAGTTGTGTGGGAAAGCCTTTGTTTGGCCCAGTTTATTTCATTTGCACGAAAGAAcgcacactggagagaaaccgtaTGAATGTAAGCAGTGTTCCAAAGCCTTTCCTTTTTACAGTTCCTATCTAAGACATGAGAGAATCCACACGGGAGAGAAAGCGTATGAATGTAAACAGTGTTCCAAAGCCTTTCCTGATTACAGTACCTATCTAAGACATGAAAGAACTCACACcggagagaaaccctataaatgtacacaatgtgggaaagccttcagctGTTACTATTACACTCGACTCCACGAAAGGACTCACACGGGAGAACAACCCTATGCGTGTCAGCAATGTGGGAAAACGTTTTATCATCACACAAGCTTTCGAAGACACATGATAAGGCACACTGGAGATGGACCTCATAAATGTAAGATATGTGGGAAAGGCTTTGATTGTCCTAGTTCGGTTCGAAATCATGAAacgactcacactggagagaaactctATGAATGTAAGCAGTGTGGGAAAGTTTTATCTCATAGCTCGAGCTTTCGAAGTCACATGATAACACACACAGGAGATGGACCCCAGAAATGCAAGATATGTGGGAAAGCCTTCGGTTGTCCCAGTTTATTTCAAAGACACgaaaggactcacactggagagaaaccctatcaatgtaaacaatgtggtaaAGCCTTCAGTCTGTCCGGTTCCCTTCGAAGACATGAAGCAACTCACACTGGAGTGAAACCGTATAAATGtaaatgtgggaaagcctttagcGATCTCTCTTCCTTTCAAAATCATGAGACAAcgcacactggagagaagccgtatgagtgtaaggaatgtgggaaagcgTTCAGTTGTTTCAAATACCTTTCTCAGCATAAAAGGATCCACACAGTAGAAAAACCTTATGAGTGTAAAACATGTAGGAAAGCCTTCAGTCATTTCAGTAACTTAAAAGTCCACGAAAGGATTCACTCTGGAGAGAAGCcgtatgaatgtaaggaatgtgggaaagcatTCTCTTGGCTCACTTGCCTTCTAAGACATGaaagaattcacactggagagaaaccctatgaatgtctCCAATGTGGTAAAGCCTTCACTCGTTCCCGTTTCCTTCGAGGACATGAAaaaactcacactggagagaagctgtatgaatgtaaggaatgtgggaaggcaCTGAGTTCTCTCCGTTCCTTGCATAGACATAAAAGGACTCACTGGAAAGATACTCTGTAA